The Micromonas commoda chromosome 17, complete sequence genome includes the window CGTCCACCCTGTTGGAATGATGAGAAATATATTTCTTCTATGGAGAGGGCAGTGGAAAGCACAAGGCAGTTGCGGCTCGGAAAATTGTTGAAGTTTTATATTGCATCTGATGATCCCTCGGTAATGCATACCATTCCATGTCTTTGGGCAAACAATTTCACTCGACCTAAAGCCGCTTTTGCTTTTTTGGAGCTCAATCGTACCAAGTACGAAATTGTGGTGGAAAAAAATGTCAACATCGAGAACCACGGAATGGGCGATGCGATGGGCATCGAATTTTTCAGAGAATTCATCACAGAAGTATCCGTGCTGGCTCAAAGTGATTTTCTCGTCGGAAATTTTTACAGCGCATTCTTAAACCTTGCGTGGATTATGTCAGATGCGCTTGGTTATTTCTCCGTGGACGATTCTTTTCCCTGCCTGCGAGGAGGCTGCCCCAACCCTCATGGTTTGTCGACCACTTGGTGTCAAGGGACATGGTGGTGGATGACTGCTGACATGATGAACCATGAATTCTTCACATTCGATTTGCGTCATCAACGATGGTTGGCCGCTATTCATGAGTTACAAGACTGTGGTGCACACACCAATTTTAAAGATTACTCTCCATTTTGCATATTGAGCAGCGCGTCAGGAACGACATCCGGGTGTATGACTGGGCTTCAATGAAATTTCGCTGCAGGCAATCGCTTCGCCCTTGTCGCGGCCGCGAACCCTCCATAATGTTGGTCAAAAATAGACATCCATGATAATAGACCCGAATGTTACTTCCTTAAGTCTTCATATTTAGAACGCGATCAAAGAAAACACGCCTCAAACTCCACCCCATCGAAGTCCGACCTTAACGATAAAACATTGGTAAGATCCGGCGACTTCATCAAGACATTGAAAGAAAATCCCCTCTACTCCGAGTATGAATGCACCGTCTATGACCGACACGGCAACGAGTTGAGGATGAAAGGTTTGTACGTGACGGTGGACGGAGGTTATTTCAGATGGCCACAAACGTTGGACGGATACAAGAGATCAAGAGATCCCTCGACAATGATGAAATGCTTTATCGGGAGCATCAGGCGAGTGTTCGGAAGGTCGTCGAGTGCACTTTCGGCATCTTAAAGAAACGGTTTCGTATGCTGCGCCTACCTTTCCTGGTTCGGGACGGTATCGACACCGAAAAGATCTTCAAGACTCGCATAATATTAATATACACCCGCtactcgtcgaggtcggTTTGGACTCGATCGGAGACCTAGATGGCGACTGGCTTAGCGGGATGTGAATGCGCGTCTCGAGGAGAACAGGGGATGCCGTGTATTTACATTCGGCGGCGTTGAGCACCGGGAGACGGCTGGAAACGGACTTTACGCGTCTTACGCTAATAAAAAAAATTAATAATAATACGAACAAATAAAGGTTTTAGTTATTATATATTGCATTTCGGTTCCCACTCCATGAGTACTCCATGGTATCCTTACCCGCCCACGTTACTCTCCGACCATTCGATCATTAAGTTCAAACGCACCGAGCGCGACCGTAGGGTGATGATCCTGTCCCTGGGTGGTTATGAGCGCGTCATCCGCGCGCGGTCATCCCGGTAACCGATACCGCCCAGGCACTGGGGAAAAAGACATTGTCATGACCTTTAACCCTATTTACATCGCTTCAGGTGCCTGTAGTTTTGCAAATTGGGCATAGGAGCGTGAGA containing:
- a CDS encoding predicted protein, with amino-acid sequence MATNVGRIQEIKRSLDNDEMLYREHQASVRKVVECTFGILKKRFRMLRLPFLVRDGIDTEKIFKTRIILIYTRYSSRSVWTRSET